A genomic segment from Bartonella ancashensis encodes:
- the pyrH gene encoding UMP kinase, giving the protein MTLTFRYKRILLKVSGEALMGEQSFGIDVSVADRVAADIAEVQAMGVEVAIVIGGGNIFRGVAVVSRGGDRVTGDHMGMLATAINSLALRTSLTKLGVDSVVLSAISMPQICESFSQRKAISYMNQGKVVIFAGGTGNPFFTTDSAATLRAAEIGADVLLKGTQVDGIYSADPKVDSTAKRFDQLTHVEILQLGLSVMDTTAITLARENNVPIIVYSIHEKGGLAKVLSGTGCCTIVSG; this is encoded by the coding sequence ATGACATTAACTTTTCGATATAAGCGAATTTTGTTAAAAGTGTCCGGTGAAGCTCTCATGGGAGAGCAGAGTTTTGGGATTGATGTTTCTGTTGCAGATCGTGTTGCTGCCGATATTGCTGAGGTGCAAGCGATGGGTGTGGAGGTTGCTATTGTTATAGGGGGAGGTAATATTTTTCGTGGAGTTGCTGTGGTTTCTCGAGGAGGAGACCGTGTTACTGGTGATCACATGGGAATGTTGGCAACAGCCATTAATTCTTTAGCATTACGAACGTCATTAACTAAATTGGGAGTTGATTCAGTTGTACTTTCTGCAATTTCTATGCCGCAAATATGTGAAAGTTTTTCTCAGCGCAAAGCAATAAGCTATATGAATCAAGGAAAAGTTGTCATTTTTGCTGGGGGAACAGGTAATCCGTTTTTCACGACTGATTCTGCTGCAACTTTACGTGCTGCAGAGATTGGTGCAGATGTTTTATTGAAAGGAACGCAGGTAGATGGTATTTACTCTGCTGATCCGAAGGTAGATTCGACGGCTAAGCGTTTTGACCAATTGACACATGTTGAAATTTTACAGTTGGGGTTGTCTGTTATGGATACGACTGCGATAACTTTAGCACGTGAAAATAATGTGCCCATTATTGTGTATTCTATCCACGAAAAAGGTGGTTTGGCTAAAGTATTAAGTGGGACGGGATGCTGTACGATAGTGTCAGGATAA
- the tsf gene encoding translation elongation factor Ts: MNITAVQVKELRELSGAGMMDCKAALAEANGDMEAAIDWLRKKGIAKADKKAGRTAAEGLVGVASRDSNAVLIEVNSETDFVARNDAFQTIVRNIAVAALDTEGSVEAISESVYPGSGKTVEAAIKDAIGTIGENMTFRRSFKLSVKEGVVATYVHNSVADGLGKLGVLVAIETAGDKEAATNFGRQVAMHIAATNPLALKVEDIDSNIVEREKAIFSDQARQSGKPENIIEKMVEGRMRKFYEEVVLLSQAFVMNPDITVEAALKDAEKLIGSPAKITGFARFALGEGVEKEDVNFAAEVASVVKG; the protein is encoded by the coding sequence ATGAACATTACTGCCGTACAAGTAAAAGAACTTCGAGAATTGTCAGGCGCTGGTATGATGGATTGTAAGGCAGCTTTGGCAGAAGCCAATGGTGACATGGAGGCTGCTATTGATTGGCTTCGCAAGAAGGGGATTGCCAAGGCAGACAAGAAGGCTGGGCGTACAGCTGCAGAGGGGCTAGTCGGTGTTGCATCAAGAGATTCGAATGCTGTTTTAATTGAGGTTAATTCTGAAACAGACTTTGTTGCACGTAATGATGCTTTTCAAACGATCGTACGCAATATAGCGGTTGCTGCCCTGGATACAGAGGGTAGTGTTGAAGCTATATCCGAATCTGTTTATCCAGGTTCTGGAAAAACTGTGGAGGCTGCGATTAAGGATGCAATTGGTACAATCGGCGAAAATATGACGTTTCGTCGTTCGTTTAAGTTGTCTGTCAAAGAAGGGGTTGTTGCCACTTATGTACATAATAGTGTGGCGGATGGTCTTGGTAAACTTGGTGTTTTGGTTGCCATTGAAACAGCTGGTGATAAAGAGGCTGCTACTAATTTTGGTCGTCAAGTTGCGATGCATATTGCTGCAACCAATCCATTGGCATTGAAGGTAGAGGATATTGACTCCAACATTGTCGAGCGCGAGAAAGCAATTTTTTCAGATCAAGCACGTCAGTCTGGAAAGCCTGAAAATATTATCGAGAAAATGGTAGAAGGACGTATGCGTAAGTTTTATGAAGAAGTTGTATTGCTTTCTCAGGCTTTTGTTATGAATCCTGATATTACCGTTGAAGCTGCTTTAAAAGATGCCGAGAAGTTAATCGGATCTCCTGCAAAAATCACTGGCTTTGCTCGTTTTGCATTAGGTGAGGGTGTAGAGAAGGAAGATGTTAATTTTGCTGCGGAAGTTGCTTCTGTGGTAAAAGGGTAA
- the rpsB gene encoding 30S ribosomal protein S2, whose amino-acid sequence MALPDFTMRQLLEAGVHFGHQTQRWNPKMASYIYGQRNNIHIIDLAQTVPLLHRALGLVSDTVARGGRVLFVGTKRQASDIIADAAKRSAQYYVNSRWLGGMLTNWKTISNSIHRLRKLDKILASEAHGFTKKERLNLERDREKLNRALGGIKDMGSVPDLMFIIDTNKESIAIQEAKRLGIPVVAIIDTNCNPDGVDHPIPGNDDSSRAISLYCDLFARAALDGIARAQGAMGVDLGAQDEAPSEPVLEDAVLLSD is encoded by the coding sequence ATGGCATTACCAGACTTTACTATGCGCCAGCTTTTAGAAGCAGGTGTCCACTTCGGTCACCAGACGCAGCGCTGGAATCCGAAGATGGCTTCTTACATTTATGGGCAGCGTAATAACATTCACATTATTGATCTTGCACAGACCGTTCCTCTTTTGCATCGAGCTCTTGGACTTGTTTCTGATACAGTAGCGCGTGGCGGTCGTGTTTTATTTGTTGGAACAAAACGGCAAGCTTCCGATATTATTGCTGATGCAGCTAAACGTTCAGCGCAGTATTACGTTAATTCCCGTTGGCTTGGCGGCATGCTTACGAATTGGAAAACGATTTCTAATTCGATACATAGGTTGCGCAAACTTGATAAGATTCTTGCTTCTGAAGCTCATGGATTTACGAAGAAGGAGCGTTTGAATCTTGAGCGTGATAGAGAAAAGCTTAATCGTGCGCTTGGCGGCATCAAGGACATGGGGTCCGTTCCAGATCTTATGTTCATTATTGATACCAACAAAGAGAGTATTGCCATCCAGGAAGCAAAGCGTTTGGGTATTCCGGTTGTTGCTATCATTGATACTAATTGTAATCCTGATGGTGTTGATCATCCGATACCAGGAAACGACGATTCTTCGCGTGCAATTTCTCTTTATTGTGATCTTTTTGCTCGTGCAGCTCTTGATGGTATCGCGCGTGCACAAGGTGCTATGGGTGTTGATTTGGGAGCCCAAGATGAAGCTCCTAGTGAACCTGTATTGGAAGATGCGGTTTTGCTTTCTGATTAG
- a CDS encoding EipB family protein, with protein sequence MVRWLFVLSMYIALLYPVKAGDSIFLVPHRAVYDLQLHDADPVAGISRISGKMVREFANSACQDYTTYVHLEGKIYFGDEFALPMEWKSVDYETRDSRKFHFETNRRIGQGPHESSEGVVERTQDKVVIKMKKPDERSYEVSLANFPVMQLKTIIQHAKSGRHFYQGNLVEDGKIVKVSVIIGEKVASSSSGVEKLANKSYWPLTISYFDDTGNGDGLPTYSVKSLLSEDGVMGDHVIAYEDFSISAKLVHFEHIDYKKDSDKCEH encoded by the coding sequence ATGGTTAGATGGTTGTTTGTGCTAAGTATGTATATTGCTCTCTTGTATCCAGTAAAGGCAGGGGATTCTATTTTTTTGGTACCTCATCGGGCCGTTTATGATTTGCAGCTTCATGATGCCGATCCTGTAGCTGGTATTTCAAGAATATCTGGCAAAATGGTTCGTGAATTCGCGAATTCAGCATGTCAAGATTACACCACGTATGTACATTTAGAGGGAAAGATTTATTTTGGGGACGAATTCGCACTTCCAATGGAGTGGAAGAGTGTTGATTATGAGACAAGAGACAGTCGTAAGTTTCATTTTGAGACGAACCGTAGGATTGGACAAGGACCTCATGAGAGTAGCGAGGGGGTGGTTGAGCGGACCCAGGATAAAGTCGTAATTAAGATGAAAAAACCAGATGAGAGAAGTTATGAGGTTTCTCTAGCTAATTTTCCTGTCATGCAGTTAAAAACCATTATTCAACATGCAAAAAGTGGTCGCCATTTTTATCAGGGAAATTTGGTAGAGGATGGAAAAATTGTCAAGGTGAGTGTGATCATAGGAGAAAAGGTAGCATCGTCATCTTCTGGAGTAGAAAAATTAGCAAATAAGAGTTATTGGCCTCTCACTATTTCTTATTTTGATGATACAGGGAATGGTGATGGTTTGCCTACATACAGTGTTAAATCTCTTTTAAGTGAAGATGGTGTTATGGGTGATCATGTAATTGCGTATGAGGATTTTTCTATTAGTGCAAAATTGGTGCATTTTGAGCATATTGATTATAAAAAAGATTCTGATAAGTGCGAACATTGA
- a CDS encoding RidA family protein, with amino-acid sequence MTNSIEGHLEQLGIVIPVATSSIANYKAVQQSGNQLFISGQLPLTNGKPLVIGKVGATVTTEQAKNSAKLCALNILAQAKLFLENLDKIKRIVKITVFVAVDPNFTDLPSIANEASNLLIKIFGEVGKHSRSTIGVAVLPMDVPVEIEAIIEI; translated from the coding sequence ATGACAAATTCTATTGAAGGCCATTTAGAACAATTGGGCATTGTCATCCCCGTGGCGACAAGCTCCATCGCAAATTATAAAGCCGTACAGCAAAGTGGCAATCAGCTTTTTATTTCGGGACAACTTCCTCTCACCAATGGGAAGCCTTTGGTGATTGGGAAAGTTGGTGCAACAGTGACAACCGAGCAAGCAAAGAATTCTGCCAAATTATGTGCCTTAAATATCCTTGCACAGGCAAAATTATTTCTTGAAAATCTAGATAAAATAAAACGCATAGTAAAAATTACTGTCTTTGTAGCTGTTGACCCCAATTTTACTGATCTTCCTTCTATCGCAAATGAAGCTTCCAATTTACTGATTAAGATCTTCGGCGAAGTTGGTAAGCACAGTCGTTCTACCATTGGTGTTGCTGTGCTGCCCATGGATGTACCGGTAGAGATAGAAGCTATTATAGAGATCTAA
- a CDS encoding HIT family protein → MKHIYDKDNIFAKLIRNEIPSVRVYENNDVIAFMDIKPQAPGHTLIIPRKGSRNLLDADTETLFPVIEAVQKIAIAVKKAFQADGITVMQLNEPASHQTVFHLHFHVIPRMEGVELSSHDHITTSTEILEKHAREIQKFL, encoded by the coding sequence ATGAAACATATTTATGATAAAGACAACATCTTTGCCAAACTAATCCGTAATGAAATCCCTTCCGTTCGAGTCTACGAAAATAATGACGTCATTGCATTTATGGATATCAAACCCCAAGCACCAGGTCACACACTGATTATTCCCAGAAAAGGATCCAGAAATTTATTAGATGCAGATACTGAGACATTGTTTCCAGTCATCGAAGCTGTTCAAAAAATTGCCATTGCAGTCAAAAAAGCATTTCAAGCAGACGGCATAACCGTTATGCAACTAAACGAACCTGCTAGCCACCAAACCGTATTTCATCTTCATTTTCATGTTATTCCACGCATGGAAGGAGTAGAACTCTCCTCTCATGATCATATCACTACATCCACAGAAATATTAGAAAAACATGCCCGAGAAATCCAAAAGTTCCTTTAA
- the clpA gene encoding ATP-dependent Clp protease ATP-binding subunit ClpA, whose translation MPSFTPSLEEVLRRSLTIASQAQHEYATLEHLLLALLDDVDASSVICACQVNLEKLRERLTHYIQSELDVQIKGDEDTQPTAFFQRVIQRAVIHAQSAGKGEVSGANVLVAIFSEGESYAVHFLKEMGMTRYDAVRFISHGIVRDDEFSSLLEGFEEHLDQQNLENDEKVKSALSAYCINLNDKAREGNVDLLVGRDTEISRIIQILCRRSKNNPLLVGDPGVGKTAIVEGLAKLIVDRKVPEVLSGSTIFLLDMGGIVAGTRYRGDFEERLKQIIKELEQYPGSILFIDEIHTLVGAGATSGGNMDAANLLKPCLSSRSIRCIGSTTYKEYRRIFEQDRALERRFQKIDVSEPSIADAIRILQGLKPYFEDFYQIKYTDEAMKASVELSSRYMADRRLPDKAIDIVDESGAAQMLLPKNSRTKKVGIKEIESVIAAMARVPAKTVSRNEQKLLSNLEKELKRVIYGQDQAIVALVSSIKLARAGLREPEKPIGSYLFSGPTGVGKTEVAKQLASLLGVELLRFDMSEYMERHTIARLIGAPPGYVGFDQGGLLTDAVDQKPHAVVLLDEIEKAHPDLFNIILQVMDYGRLTDHNGKKIDFRNIILIMTTNAGASEMAKSAIGFGRTRRDGDDVDAINRLFTPEFRNRLDAIIPFATLSQSITAQIVQKFIFHLEAQLVDKGITFELSTPAIEWLASKGYDSQMGARPLSRVIQEHIKKPLADKILFGELSKGGIVRILTHKPDGQKEKLKLEIFPFDISAKSRGGKITGTRTPGLIKRRVQKSSSTI comes from the coding sequence ATGCCATCTTTTACACCCAGTCTTGAAGAGGTTTTGCGTCGTTCATTAACGATTGCTTCCCAAGCGCAGCATGAATATGCAACTTTAGAACATCTTTTGCTTGCCCTATTAGATGATGTGGATGCCAGCTCGGTTATTTGCGCTTGTCAAGTAAATTTAGAGAAGTTACGAGAGCGTCTCACTCATTATATTCAGTCAGAATTAGATGTACAAATTAAAGGTGACGAGGATACACAACCAACAGCATTTTTTCAACGTGTTATTCAGCGAGCGGTGATCCATGCTCAATCAGCTGGGAAAGGTGAAGTTTCTGGAGCAAATGTTCTTGTTGCAATTTTTTCTGAAGGTGAAAGTTATGCAGTACATTTCCTTAAGGAAATGGGGATGACTCGTTATGATGCGGTACGTTTTATTTCACATGGTATTGTACGTGATGATGAATTTTCTTCATTGCTTGAGGGGTTTGAAGAACATTTGGATCAACAAAATTTAGAAAATGATGAAAAGGTAAAAAGTGCGCTTTCTGCTTATTGCATTAATCTGAATGATAAGGCTCGCGAGGGCAACGTTGATTTGTTGGTTGGTCGTGATACAGAAATTTCAAGGATAATTCAGATTTTATGTCGGCGATCAAAAAATAATCCACTTTTGGTTGGTGATCCTGGTGTTGGAAAAACAGCTATTGTCGAAGGATTAGCTAAACTTATTGTTGATAGAAAAGTTCCTGAAGTTTTGTCTGGTTCAACAATTTTCTTGCTTGATATGGGAGGGATTGTTGCTGGCACGCGTTATCGCGGTGATTTTGAAGAGAGACTAAAGCAAATTATTAAAGAGCTTGAGCAATATCCGGGTTCCATTTTATTTATTGATGAAATTCATACATTAGTTGGAGCTGGGGCAACTTCTGGAGGGAATATGGATGCAGCAAATCTTTTAAAGCCCTGTTTATCTTCTAGAAGCATTCGTTGTATTGGTTCGACAACTTATAAAGAATATCGCAGGATTTTTGAACAAGATCGTGCTTTGGAGCGTCGTTTTCAGAAAATTGATGTAAGTGAACCATCTATTGCTGACGCGATTAGAATCTTACAGGGGTTAAAACCCTACTTTGAAGATTTTTATCAAATAAAATATACTGATGAAGCGATGAAAGCATCTGTAGAATTGTCTTCTCGTTACATGGCTGATCGTCGACTACCAGATAAAGCAATTGATATTGTTGATGAAAGTGGCGCCGCGCAGATGCTTTTGCCAAAAAACAGTAGAACAAAGAAGGTAGGGATTAAAGAAATTGAATCGGTTATCGCTGCAATGGCAAGGGTTCCAGCCAAAACAGTTTCTAGAAATGAACAGAAATTGCTTAGTAATCTTGAAAAAGAGCTTAAGCGTGTCATTTACGGGCAAGATCAGGCAATTGTAGCTCTGGTGTCATCAATTAAATTGGCTCGAGCAGGGTTGCGTGAGCCAGAAAAACCGATAGGAAGTTATTTATTTTCAGGGCCAACAGGTGTTGGAAAGACCGAGGTCGCAAAACAGCTTGCTTCCTTATTGGGCGTTGAGTTATTGCGTTTTGATATGTCAGAGTACATGGAGCGGCATACAATTGCACGTTTAATTGGGGCTCCTCCAGGCTATGTTGGTTTTGATCAGGGAGGTCTTCTCACCGATGCGGTTGATCAGAAACCTCATGCGGTCGTTTTGCTAGATGAAATTGAAAAAGCTCATCCAGATTTGTTTAACATCATATTGCAGGTGATGGACTATGGTCGTTTGACAGACCATAATGGAAAGAAGATCGATTTTCGAAATATCATTTTGATTATGACAACTAATGCTGGCGCTTCAGAAATGGCAAAGTCGGCAATTGGGTTCGGTAGAACACGTCGTGATGGTGATGATGTAGATGCAATAAACCGATTATTTACGCCAGAATTTCGTAATCGTTTAGATGCTATCATTCCATTTGCAACTTTATCTCAGTCAATCACTGCGCAAATAGTGCAGAAATTTATTTTTCATCTTGAGGCCCAACTAGTAGATAAGGGAATAACTTTTGAATTAAGCACTCCTGCCATAGAGTGGCTTGCCAGTAAAGGATATGATTCTCAGATGGGAGCACGTCCGCTAAGTCGTGTTATACAAGAGCATATTAAAAAGCCATTAGCCGACAAAATTTTATTTGGAGAGTTGAGTAAAGGAGGAATAGTTCGCATATTGACACATAAGCCCGATGGACAAAAAGAAAAGTTAAAATTAGAAATTTTTCCTTTTGACATATCTGCAAAATCAAGAGGTGGAAAGATCACAGGAACGCGCACGCCGGGCCTTATAAAGAGGCGCGTGCAAAAAAGCAGTTCTACAATCTAA
- the clpS gene encoding ATP-dependent Clp protease adapter ClpS, whose protein sequence is MNSGSYSMCDEEGKKNSKGESKYDSAIRAQMKPKLQKPRLYRVFLLNDDYTPMGFVVFILEKIFKKIFEEATCIMLNVHYNGVGECGLYTHEMAEMKIMQVIECARKNEHPLQCIME, encoded by the coding sequence ATGAATTCAGGATCTTACAGTATGTGTGATGAAGAAGGAAAAAAAAACAGTAAGGGTGAGAGTAAGTATGATTCTGCTATTAGGGCTCAAATGAAGCCAAAGCTTCAAAAACCAAGGCTATATCGTGTTTTTTTATTAAACGATGATTATACTCCTATGGGTTTTGTTGTTTTCATTTTGGAAAAAATTTTTAAAAAAATTTTTGAGGAGGCAACCTGCATCATGCTAAACGTTCACTATAACGGTGTTGGTGAGTGCGGTCTTTATACCCATGAAATGGCTGAAATGAAAATTATGCAAGTGATAGAGTGTGCACGTAAAAACGAGCATCCATTACAATGTATCATGGAATAA
- a CDS encoding SPOR domain-containing protein has protein sequence MNYKKIMVFLIILAFSCSWTQAAPKGTHPDKYAAIVIDANTGKTLFRANETAKRYPASLTKMMTLYLLFEAMKERRITPNTPIPISTYAAERPPTKIGLKAGQTISAEAAAKALITKSANDVAAAIGEYLGGSEKKFAKLMTTKAHKLGMMNTKFANASGLPDVNNYSTAKDMATLSLALRKNFPQQYKLFKMKSFVFRGQTINSHNRLVQTMKGVDGIKTGYTQMSGSNLATSMQIDGHSIVAVVMGGKSSTERDIHMANLLNKYLPKSSRFQTNGHLIASLPTAAEAPIPASKTSPTNLEDNISVLLTALTSQPNDANTAIAAVNQAIIPIPNPHKVKLSQADQADSVMRDSSLTNGGWAIQIGSLPNEENANSLLAKAKNSVPSLLKNTSSSTQLFEKNGRRYYRARFVGFQSRKAALDACSTLKKENFNCYTVVY, from the coding sequence ATGAACTACAAAAAAATTATGGTTTTTCTCATTATTTTGGCTTTTTCTTGCTCTTGGACACAGGCTGCTCCCAAAGGGACACATCCGGATAAATATGCCGCTATTGTTATAGATGCAAATACAGGAAAAACATTATTTCGAGCTAATGAAACAGCAAAGCGTTATCCGGCTTCTTTAACAAAAATGATGACATTGTACCTGCTCTTCGAAGCAATGAAAGAACGTCGCATAACACCTAACACACCTATTCCTATATCAACTTACGCAGCAGAGCGGCCTCCAACAAAAATTGGGCTCAAAGCAGGTCAAACAATTTCTGCAGAAGCCGCAGCGAAAGCTCTCATTACAAAATCTGCAAATGATGTTGCAGCAGCCATCGGCGAATATCTCGGAGGAAGTGAAAAAAAGTTCGCAAAATTGATGACAACCAAAGCTCACAAATTAGGCATGATGAATACGAAGTTTGCAAATGCTTCAGGCCTTCCAGATGTAAACAACTACTCTACAGCAAAAGACATGGCCACTTTATCATTGGCTTTACGTAAAAATTTTCCTCAACAATACAAACTCTTTAAAATGAAAAGTTTCGTTTTTCGTGGCCAGACAATTAATAGTCACAACAGACTAGTTCAAACAATGAAGGGTGTGGATGGAATAAAAACAGGCTACACACAAATGTCAGGTTCCAACTTAGCAACCTCAATGCAGATTGACGGACACTCCATTGTAGCTGTTGTCATGGGAGGAAAATCCTCTACCGAACGTGACATCCACATGGCTAACTTATTAAATAAGTATCTTCCAAAATCAAGCCGCTTTCAAACAAACGGGCACCTAATTGCTTCTCTGCCTACTGCTGCAGAAGCTCCAATACCTGCTTCCAAAACAAGCCCAACTAACCTTGAAGACAATATTTCTGTCCTTTTGACCGCGCTTACATCACAACCTAATGATGCTAACACTGCGATAGCTGCTGTCAATCAAGCGATCATACCCATCCCAAATCCTCACAAGGTCAAGCTTAGTCAAGCAGATCAAGCAGATAGTGTCATGAGAGATTCTTCATTGACCAATGGTGGGTGGGCTATCCAAATTGGCTCTCTTCCCAATGAAGAAAATGCAAATTCTCTTCTTGCAAAAGCAAAAAATTCTGTCCCTTCTCTCTTAAAAAACACATCCTCAAGCACGCAATTATTTGAAAAAAATGGACGCCGCTATTATCGCGCTCGTTTCGTTGGCTTTCAATCTAGAAAAGCCGCACTTGATGCTTGTTCTACTTTAAAGAAAGAAAATTTTAACTGCTACACTGTAGTTTACTAA
- a CDS encoding L-serine ammonia-lyase, whose amino-acid sequence MFLSVFELFKVGIGPSSSHTMGPMVAVSMFLKEISSLNHSSSLCAKISRIRVYLHGSLAFTGIGHATDKAVILGLLGENAATVDLDCIDFLIEKVKFEKKVQPESHPVYHFDPQIDLVFERKVTLSGHSNGLAFEGLDSNGNILLRRVYYSVGGGFVMTEDEINNRSCMTDQSMPEVPYPFDSANKMLLMAQDSGLSISDMKRMNEETRMERSAFNAALDEIVLAMKDCIYRGLSQEGELPGGLHVFRRAKKLHDKFLRDQKMKDDYSFFANDWLSVYAMAVNEENAAGGRVVTAPTNGAAGVVPAVLYYYLKFNSSSNQEGVYNFLLTAAAIGGIIKHNASISGAEVGCQGEIGAASSMAAAGLVAACGGTAAQIENAAEIALEHHLGMTCDPVAGLVQIPCIERNAMGAVKAVTAASLALHGNGSHFVSLDACIETMRQTGNDMSGRYKETSQGGLALNVTAC is encoded by the coding sequence GTGTTTTTATCTGTTTTTGAGCTTTTTAAGGTTGGTATTGGTCCTTCTAGTTCACATACGATGGGGCCGATGGTGGCTGTGAGTATGTTTTTGAAGGAAATTTCTTCTCTAAATCATTCTTCGTCTTTGTGTGCGAAAATTTCTCGTATTCGTGTTTATCTGCATGGTTCACTGGCATTTACAGGGATTGGTCATGCTACGGATAAGGCTGTTATCTTGGGTTTATTAGGAGAAAATGCTGCTACGGTTGATCTTGATTGTATAGATTTTTTGATAGAAAAAGTTAAATTTGAAAAAAAGGTGCAACCAGAAAGTCATCCTGTTTACCACTTTGATCCGCAAATTGATCTTGTTTTTGAACGAAAAGTTACTTTATCAGGGCATAGTAATGGTCTTGCCTTTGAAGGTCTTGATTCTAATGGCAATATTCTCTTGCGGAGAGTTTACTATTCTGTTGGGGGTGGTTTTGTTATGACTGAAGACGAGATTAATAATAGAAGTTGTATGACAGATCAAAGTATGCCTGAGGTGCCATATCCTTTTGATTCAGCAAATAAAATGTTGTTGATGGCACAGGATTCTGGGCTTTCAATTTCCGACATGAAGCGCATGAATGAAGAGACAAGAATGGAGCGCTCTGCTTTTAATGCAGCACTTGATGAGATTGTTTTAGCTATGAAAGACTGCATTTATAGAGGTCTCTCACAAGAAGGAGAGCTACCAGGGGGGCTGCATGTTTTTAGACGTGCTAAAAAGCTTCATGATAAATTTCTAAGAGATCAAAAAATGAAGGATGATTATTCGTTCTTTGCGAATGATTGGCTTTCCGTATATGCTATGGCAGTTAACGAGGAAAATGCTGCTGGCGGTCGTGTCGTTACGGCACCAACAAATGGTGCTGCTGGTGTTGTGCCTGCTGTTTTATATTACTACTTAAAATTTAATAGCAGTTCAAATCAGGAAGGCGTTTATAATTTTTTGCTAACAGCAGCGGCTATTGGTGGTATCATCAAGCATAATGCTTCTATTTCTGGGGCAGAAGTTGGTTGTCAAGGTGAAATTGGAGCTGCGTCCTCAATGGCAGCAGCAGGGTTGGTTGCGGCATGTGGAGGAACTGCTGCTCAGATTGAGAATGCAGCAGAAATTGCTCTTGAACATCACCTTGGTATGACCTGTGATCCAGTTGCAGGGCTTGTTCAAATTCCTTGTATCGAACGTAACGCTATGGGAGCTGTTAAGGCTGTAACGGCTGCTTCTCTTGCTTTACATGGAAATGGAAGCCATTTTGTTTCTCTTGATGCTTGCATTGAGACAATGCGCCAGACAGGAAATGATATGAGTGGACGTTACAAAGAAACGAGTCAGGGAGGCCTTGCTCTTAATGTTACGGCTTGTTAA
- a CDS encoding nitroreductase, which yields MTNCTLDVFQSILSRKSIRAFTDRAVKKEIIEEILKLAARAPSGTNLQPWKVTVITGEALQKVGKELSQLALSGVKGQRQYHYYPRQWREPYLTRRKKIGLDLYKSLGIEKDEKERIIRQQARNYSFFDAPVGLLFTMDQDMEVGSWLDLGMFMQTVMLAARGFGLDTCPQAAFADYHQQIRVLLSVPPEEKIICGMALGYRDMNAPENNFETEREPIENFVRFIQ from the coding sequence ATGACAAATTGTACTCTTGATGTTTTCCAGTCTATTTTATCACGAAAATCAATCAGGGCTTTTACTGACCGAGCTGTAAAAAAAGAAATAATTGAGGAAATTTTGAAGCTTGCAGCACGAGCTCCATCAGGAACAAATCTTCAACCTTGGAAAGTTACTGTTATCACGGGAGAAGCATTGCAGAAAGTTGGCAAAGAGCTTTCGCAACTTGCGTTGTCAGGCGTAAAAGGGCAGCGTCAGTATCACTATTATCCACGTCAATGGAGAGAACCTTATCTGACTCGAAGAAAAAAAATTGGCTTAGATCTTTATAAAAGTCTTGGAATTGAAAAAGATGAAAAAGAGAGAATAATTCGCCAGCAAGCGCGTAACTACTCATTTTTTGATGCACCTGTTGGGTTACTTTTTACAATGGATCAAGATATGGAGGTAGGTAGTTGGCTTGATTTAGGTATGTTTATGCAGACAGTGATGCTAGCAGCACGTGGATTTGGTTTGGATACATGTCCTCAAGCTGCTTTTGCTGATTATCATCAGCAAATTCGTGTTTTGTTATCGGTTCCTCCTGAAGAGAAAATTATTTGTGGTATGGCACTTGGTTATCGCGATATGAATGCTCCAGAAAATAATTTTGAAACTGAGCGTGAGCCAATCGAGAATTTTGTACGCTTTATTCAATGA